From Thermoflavifilum aggregans, a single genomic window includes:
- the glk gene encoding glucokinase, with product MADNHSEIQTWIPLYLPGLNRNSSTGGANQTCCILAADVGGTKTNLALFEIQGNHQPVSLVEASYHSRDYDSFSLIVKDFLETRTNRKPVRLCAGVAGPVIDGRVEVTNLPWKIDQRLVSKVVGIDDVIFINDLQATAYGLAALNAKQVHVIRNANEMTPGNIAVIAPGTGLGEAGLYYDGKYYHPFATEGGHCDFAPRTELDIALLQYLQKKVEVVSWEHVVSGMGILHIYQFLRDTHRYEEPAALQNQLEQASDKAALISEAATRNEFAICRETMRLFVRYLAHEAANLVLKLKATGGLYLGGGIPPKIIDLLIEERFCTHYLHCDRMQELVEKVPIYVVLNDKTALLGAAYYAAFGPHAVSQKPE from the coding sequence ATGGCAGACAATCATTCAGAAATACAAACCTGGATTCCCCTTTATTTACCCGGATTGAACCGCAATTCATCCACCGGCGGAGCAAACCAGACCTGTTGCATCCTGGCAGCCGATGTGGGCGGTACCAAAACCAACCTGGCATTGTTTGAAATTCAGGGTAATCATCAACCTGTCAGCCTGGTTGAAGCCAGTTATCATTCCCGGGATTATGATAGTTTTTCGCTGATCGTAAAAGATTTTCTGGAAACCAGAACCAACCGGAAGCCCGTGCGACTTTGCGCGGGTGTAGCTGGTCCTGTGATTGATGGCCGGGTGGAGGTTACCAATCTGCCCTGGAAAATAGATCAGCGCCTGGTAAGCAAAGTGGTGGGAATTGATGATGTGATTTTTATCAACGATCTGCAGGCCACAGCCTATGGACTGGCAGCGTTGAATGCCAAACAGGTGCATGTAATTCGGAATGCTAATGAAATGACTCCCGGCAATATAGCCGTCATTGCCCCCGGCACCGGCCTGGGCGAAGCTGGCCTGTATTACGATGGGAAATATTATCATCCTTTTGCAACCGAAGGCGGACATTGTGATTTTGCTCCGCGCACGGAACTGGATATTGCCCTGTTGCAATACCTACAGAAAAAAGTAGAAGTAGTCAGCTGGGAACATGTGGTATCGGGCATGGGTATTTTGCATATTTATCAGTTTCTTCGGGACACCCATCGGTATGAAGAACCAGCAGCCCTGCAAAATCAATTGGAACAGGCATCCGATAAAGCTGCCCTGATCAGCGAAGCTGCTACACGCAATGAATTTGCTATCTGCCGGGAAACCATGCGTTTATTTGTGCGTTATCTGGCACATGAAGCTGCCAACCTGGTATTGAAATTAAAGGCTACAGGCGGGTTATATCTGGGCGGTGGCATTCCTCCCAAAATCATTGACCTGCTCATTGAAGAACGTTTTTGTACGCATTATCTGCACTGCGATCGCATGCAGGAACTGGTAGAAAAAGTACCTATCTATGTGGTACTGAACGATAAAACAGCGTTGCTGGGCGCTGCTTACTATGCAGCCTTCGGTCCTCATGCTGTTTCACAAAAACCCGAATAA
- a CDS encoding 3-hydroxyacyl-CoA dehydrogenase family protein, which translates to MKYISVIGAGTMGNGIAHVFAQYGFEVNLVDVHDEILQKALQTIRKNAERQVKKQILTEQQVTELIARIHVSTQLPEALQQADLVVEAATEKQSLKEDIFRQMDQHAPAAAILASNTSSISITRLAAVTKRPHQVIGMHFMNPVPVMPLVEVINGFHTDASVTKTIVQLSRQLGKTPCVVNDYPGFISNRILMPMLNEAIYTLQQGVAGVEEIDTIMKLGMGHPMGPLQLADFIGLDVCLSILQVLHEGLGDPRYAPCPLLVKMVQAGCLGVKTGEGFYRYAAEGKEKTVNPVFQIRQTF; encoded by the coding sequence ATGAAATATATTTCTGTCATTGGTGCAGGCACCATGGGAAATGGCATTGCACACGTATTTGCGCAATATGGTTTTGAAGTGAATCTGGTAGATGTTCATGATGAAATCCTGCAAAAAGCGCTGCAAACCATCCGCAAAAACGCTGAAAGGCAGGTCAAAAAGCAAATCCTCACGGAACAGCAGGTTACGGAATTGATAGCACGCATTCATGTTTCTACGCAGTTGCCTGAAGCCTTGCAACAGGCAGATCTGGTAGTTGAAGCAGCCACTGAAAAACAAAGTCTCAAGGAAGATATATTCCGGCAGATGGATCAACATGCGCCGGCTGCAGCCATACTGGCTTCCAATACTTCTTCCATTTCCATCACCCGGCTGGCTGCTGTTACCAAACGTCCGCACCAGGTCATCGGCATGCATTTCATGAATCCCGTTCCAGTGATGCCTTTGGTGGAAGTGATCAATGGATTTCATACCGATGCATCAGTTACCAAAACCATTGTGCAGCTCAGCCGTCAACTGGGAAAGACGCCTTGTGTGGTGAATGATTACCCCGGCTTCATTTCCAATCGTATTTTAATGCCCATGCTCAATGAAGCCATTTATACCCTGCAGCAGGGCGTGGCGGGCGTAGAAGAAATTGATACCATCATGAAGCTGGGCATGGGACATCCGATGGGGCCTTTGCAGCTGGCCGATTTCATCGGGCTGGATGTTTGTCTCTCCATTTTGCAAGTGCTCCACGAAGGATTGGGTGATCCGCGATATGCTCCCTGTCCCCTGCTGGTGAAAATGGTGCAGGCTGGTTGTCTGGGCGTAAAAACCGGAGAAGGCTTTTATCGGTATGCAGCTGAAGGCAAGGAAAAAACGGTGAATCCCGTTTTTCAGATCAGGCAAACGTTTTAA
- a CDS encoding carboxypeptidase-like regulatory domain-containing protein, with amino-acid sequence MKKFLWIGSLLLCFHSVVFAQRHTARDTVVEFSGVVLTADSLQAIPGVSITVKGQDRGTLSNEQGVFDIVAYRGDTIHFSAIGFRPKDVRIPLDLKGNHFSMIQLMVADTIYLPETIIRPYPSPEEFAREFVNYKFPDDKYEIARKNTEAAKLRILALTLPPDATEATQLYLNQQAQRISYAGQLPPQNIFNPLAWAQFIQAWKNGDFKRKD; translated from the coding sequence GTGAAAAAGTTTTTATGGATCGGTAGTTTACTCTTATGTTTCCACTCCGTTGTTTTTGCCCAGCGCCATACTGCCCGCGATACGGTAGTTGAATTTTCAGGAGTGGTGCTCACGGCTGATAGCCTGCAAGCCATACCCGGGGTATCCATAACTGTAAAAGGTCAGGATCGGGGCACCCTTTCCAATGAACAAGGTGTTTTTGATATTGTTGCTTACCGGGGAGATACCATCCATTTCAGTGCCATTGGCTTCAGGCCCAAGGATGTGCGCATCCCACTGGATCTGAAGGGAAATCATTTTTCCATGATTCAGCTCATGGTTGCAGATACCATCTATTTACCGGAAACCATCATTCGCCCCTATCCTTCTCCGGAAGAATTTGCCCGCGAGTTTGTGAATTACAAATTCCCTGACGATAAATATGAAATTGCCCGTAAAAACACAGAAGCTGCTAAGCTTCGTATCCTGGCGCTAACCCTGCCACCAGATGCTACGGAAGCCACCCAGCTGTATCTGAACCAGCAGGCTCAGCGTATTTCCTATGCAGGTCAGCTTCCTCCGCAGAATATCTTCAATCCCCTTGCCTGGGCTCAGTTTATACAGGCCTGGAAAAACGGCGATTTCAAAAGAAAGGATTGA
- a CDS encoding Mrp/NBP35 family ATP-binding protein: protein MITEQQVLAALSQVHDPDLGKDLVSLRMIQDLQIEGKKIRFRIVLTTPACPVKDAMQQACINAIHMMVDPEAEVEIQMDAQTTSRRQDNKVILPEVSNIIAVASGKGGVGKSTISTNLALAIAQRGAKVGLMDADIYGPSMPIMLGIKGERPRMAQIKGRPMIVPMLRFGIEVMSIGLLVDEKQAVIWRGPMASSAVRQFMTDIYWGALDYLIIDLPPGTGDIHLTLVQQVPLTGAIVVTTPQDVALADARKALGMFNTPQIKVPVIGVVENMAYFTPPDLPDRKYYLFGRGGGQKLAEEFGVPFLGQIPIVENIREGGDIGVPAMVSDDEISRKAFESFADQAIRSIARLNASLQPA from the coding sequence ATGATTACCGAACAGCAGGTTTTGGCGGCACTCAGTCAGGTTCATGATCCGGATCTGGGAAAGGACCTGGTGAGTTTGCGCATGATACAAGATTTACAGATTGAAGGAAAAAAAATCCGCTTCAGGATAGTGCTTACCACTCCTGCCTGCCCAGTGAAGGATGCGATGCAGCAGGCTTGCATCAATGCCATTCACATGATGGTGGACCCTGAGGCAGAAGTGGAAATTCAGATGGATGCCCAAACCACCAGCAGACGGCAGGATAATAAGGTTATTTTGCCGGAAGTCAGCAATATCATAGCGGTTGCCTCAGGCAAGGGTGGAGTCGGCAAATCAACCATTTCAACCAATCTGGCTCTGGCCATCGCACAAAGGGGAGCAAAAGTAGGGCTTATGGATGCCGATATTTACGGTCCCAGCATGCCTATTATGCTAGGCATCAAAGGCGAACGTCCCCGCATGGCGCAGATTAAGGGCCGGCCAATGATTGTGCCCATGCTAAGATTTGGTATTGAGGTGATGTCCATCGGTTTACTGGTCGATGAAAAACAAGCCGTAATCTGGCGGGGACCCATGGCCAGCAGTGCCGTCCGCCAGTTTATGACCGACATTTACTGGGGAGCTCTCGATTATCTGATCATTGACCTGCCACCTGGAACCGGCGACATTCACCTCACATTGGTGCAACAGGTACCCCTTACCGGAGCTATTGTGGTAACCACCCCACAGGACGTGGCGCTTGCCGATGCCCGCAAGGCCCTTGGCATGTTCAATACCCCCCAGATTAAAGTACCGGTGATAGGTGTAGTGGAAAACATGGCCTATTTTACTCCACCCGATTTGCCTGACCGCAAATATTATCTTTTTGGCAGAGGTGGCGGCCAGAAGCTGGCTGAAGAATTTGGTGTTCCCTTTCTGGGACAAATTCCCATTGTGGAAAATATCCGTGAAGGTGGCGACATCGGCGTGCCAGCTATGGTGAGCGATGATGAAATCTCCCGAAAAGCCTTTGAATCTTTTGCCGACCAGGCCATCCGGAGTATTGCCCGATTAAATGCCAGTTTGCAGCCTGCTTAA
- the pyrF gene encoding orotidine-5'-phosphate decarboxylase has product MNRQQLADQIREKQTCLCIGLDPDMERLPSVLRQGKEHPVLAFHRAIIQATAPYCVAYKLNTAFYEALGSTGWQLLEQTLELIPDTHFKIADAKRGDVGHTARQYARAFFETLGFDAVTVSPLLGKDSVQPFLDYTNKWTILLGLTSNPGSQDFLQLPCGDAYLYERIMQQVSGWASADQLMFVVGATWPYQLQQLRQQFPDHFFLVPGIGAQGGDLHTILESGQAQSDAGLLINVSRAVLYASTGNDFASAAAEKAAQYAREMAGYLHRRK; this is encoded by the coding sequence ATGAATCGCCAACAACTGGCTGATCAAATCCGGGAAAAACAAACTTGTCTTTGTATCGGATTGGATCCGGATATGGAAAGGCTCCCTTCTGTGCTACGTCAAGGTAAAGAACATCCCGTGCTGGCGTTTCATCGGGCTATTATTCAAGCAACAGCGCCTTATTGCGTAGCATACAAGCTAAATACAGCTTTTTATGAAGCATTGGGTTCCACGGGCTGGCAACTGCTGGAACAAACCCTGGAACTGATACCCGATACGCATTTTAAAATTGCCGATGCCAAGCGGGGCGATGTGGGACATACTGCCCGGCAATATGCCCGTGCTTTTTTTGAAACCCTTGGATTTGATGCTGTAACGGTTTCGCCTCTGCTGGGAAAAGACAGTGTGCAGCCTTTTCTGGATTATACAAACAAGTGGACTATTCTGCTGGGACTTACTTCCAATCCCGGCAGCCAGGATTTCCTGCAGCTGCCCTGTGGCGATGCTTATCTGTATGAACGCATCATGCAACAGGTCTCTGGCTGGGCTTCTGCGGATCAACTGATGTTTGTCGTGGGTGCTACCTGGCCATACCAGCTCCAGCAATTGCGGCAACAGTTTCCCGATCACTTTTTCCTTGTACCAGGTATCGGTGCGCAAGGAGGCGATCTGCACACCATTCTTGAATCCGGACAAGCGCAAAGCGATGCCGGATTGCTGATCAATGTATCCCGTGCTGTGCTGTACGCTTCTACCGGAAATGATTTTGCCTCCGCAGCAGCCGAAAAAGCCGCTCAGTATGCCCGGGAGATGGCAGGTTATCTGCACAGGAGAAAATGA
- a CDS encoding acyl-CoA dehydrogenase family protein codes for MKTDLFQSPDYFQIDDLLSEEHKWIRESVRQWVKKAVSPIIEDCCQRAIFHKDWFPQMGELGCLGPTIPQEYGGAGLDEIAYGLMMQELERGDSAVRSAASVQGSLVMFPIFTYGSEAQKRKYLPALAKGEMIGCFGLTEPDHGSNPAGMTTRLTDQGDYFILNGSKMWISNAPVADIAVVWAKDEQDQIRGVIVERGMEGFSTPETKGKWSLRASATGELVFDQVKIPKENLLPEARGLKAPLSCLSSARYGIAWGAVGVAMDCYDTALRYAKERKQFGKPIAGFQLIQKKLAEMITEITKAQLLNWRLGTLKNAKKATPAQISMAKRNACEIAARIARDARQILGAMGITGEYPVMRHLMNLESVITYEGTHEIHLLITGEDITGINAFV; via the coding sequence ATGAAAACGGATTTGTTTCAATCACCCGATTATTTTCAGATTGATGATCTGTTAAGTGAAGAACACAAGTGGATTCGGGAGTCTGTGCGTCAATGGGTAAAAAAAGCCGTTAGCCCCATTATTGAAGATTGCTGCCAGCGGGCGATTTTTCATAAAGATTGGTTCCCCCAAATGGGTGAACTGGGTTGCCTGGGCCCCACCATTCCTCAGGAATACGGCGGTGCCGGACTGGATGAAATTGCTTACGGCCTGATGATGCAGGAACTGGAACGAGGCGACAGCGCCGTACGCTCCGCTGCATCTGTGCAAGGTTCACTGGTGATGTTCCCGATTTTCACTTATGGCAGCGAAGCACAAAAAAGAAAATATCTTCCGGCTCTTGCAAAGGGTGAAATGATCGGCTGCTTTGGACTTACCGAGCCCGATCATGGCTCTAACCCGGCAGGCATGACCACCCGGCTTACTGACCAGGGAGATTATTTCATCCTGAATGGCAGCAAAATGTGGATTTCCAATGCTCCCGTAGCCGATATCGCCGTTGTCTGGGCAAAAGATGAACAGGACCAGATCCGGGGAGTGATTGTAGAACGCGGCATGGAGGGATTTTCCACACCGGAAACCAAAGGTAAATGGAGCCTGCGGGCCAGCGCAACAGGGGAACTGGTTTTTGATCAGGTAAAAATTCCGAAGGAAAATCTGCTGCCGGAGGCCCGCGGCCTAAAAGCTCCATTAAGCTGCCTGTCGTCTGCCCGCTATGGCATTGCCTGGGGAGCGGTCGGTGTAGCCATGGATTGCTATGATACCGCCCTGCGTTATGCCAAAGAACGGAAACAGTTTGGCAAACCTATTGCCGGCTTCCAGCTGATTCAGAAAAAACTGGCCGAAATGATCACGGAAATCACCAAAGCCCAGCTGCTGAACTGGAGGCTCGGTACGCTGAAAAATGCCAAAAAGGCCACACCGGCACAAATATCTATGGCCAAACGCAACGCCTGTGAAATAGCCGCCCGCATTGCCCGTGATGCTCGGCAAATTCTGGGAGCCATGGGTATTACCGGCGAATATCCGGTAATGCGCCACCTGATGAACCTGGAAAGCGTGATTACCTACGAGGGAACCCACGAAATTCATTTGCTGATTACAGGTGAAGATATTACCGGTATCAATGCATTTGTGTGA
- a CDS encoding shikimate kinase: MNMRVFLWGFMGSGKTFLGKSLADALQVPFYDLDAEIETATGKTISTLFAEKGEPCFRALETDTLHTFQHKPAFILACGGGTPCHADNAAWMKKQGITVWLNPPVEVLVRRLLPEKQHRPLLAQVPDTQLETVIREKLAQRSTYYSQAHLIIRDEHVDISAFKNQLLLMARQYMASNPHP, encoded by the coding sequence ATGAATATGCGCGTTTTTCTGTGGGGATTTATGGGTTCAGGCAAAACCTTCCTGGGCAAGTCTCTTGCTGATGCCCTCCAGGTTCCGTTTTATGACCTGGATGCAGAGATTGAAACTGCTACCGGAAAAACCATTTCCACCCTTTTTGCCGAAAAAGGAGAACCCTGTTTCCGGGCACTGGAAACAGATACGCTGCATACTTTCCAACACAAACCAGCTTTTATCCTGGCCTGTGGCGGCGGTACACCCTGCCATGCCGACAATGCCGCATGGATGAAAAAACAGGGTATCACTGTATGGCTCAATCCACCCGTGGAGGTGCTGGTCAGGCGCCTGCTACCTGAAAAACAGCACAGACCCTTGCTCGCTCAGGTACCGGATACACAGCTGGAAACGGTGATCCGAGAAAAACTTGCGCAACGAAGCACTTATTATAGCCAGGCTCATCTGATCATCCGGGATGAACACGTGGATATCTCTGCATTCAAAAATCAGTTGCTGCTGATGGCCAGGCAATACATGGCATCCAATCCTCATCCTTGA
- a CDS encoding DUF423 domain-containing protein: MTAKLTLFISCLFGALSVALGAFGAHILKSLLTDDQLNIYETAVRYQFYHSLALLATGVLMLYGQTHAYRLMWSSASAYAFLIGLILFCGSLYLIISLQYHHLSVPWWVGVLTPIGGLSFILGWIFLALSVLKV, translated from the coding sequence ATGACCGCGAAACTCACCTTATTCATCTCTTGTCTATTCGGTGCCCTTAGCGTAGCCCTTGGTGCTTTCGGTGCACATATCCTGAAATCCCTGCTTACGGACGATCAACTGAACATATATGAAACTGCAGTCCGTTATCAGTTTTACCACAGCCTGGCATTGCTTGCAACAGGAGTGCTGATGTTGTATGGCCAGACACATGCATACCGGCTGATGTGGTCATCAGCTTCAGCATACGCTTTTCTGATCGGACTGATCCTATTTTGCGGTTCATTGTATTTGATTATTTCTCTGCAATATCATCATCTGTCAGTTCCATGGTGGGTGGGTGTACTTACACCTATAGGAGGTTTAAGTTTTATACTGGGCTGGATTTTTCTTGCTCTTTCTGTGCTGAAAGTATAA
- a CDS encoding FtsK/SpoIIIE family DNA translocase: protein MGKNRLKSEQLPSQPVAANLKKEAAGKKQMRNNAKKEKTPPKSSASKENTKNTSSPKRNHKLLAIFSWLICIFLFIAFTSYLFTWKEDQDKIFSLSYHILLNNDATVQNLLGRLGAYISHFFFYEEIGIASYFLCYLFFIIGVNLLVGRRIFRISSQIFFIVSGILYVSTAAGFLMHVFNYSGFPFAGALGIFISDYLIHFIGALGTFILLILTAVGYLVWKFNVDINLPSYKTQPQELHTEQTEEPVQAAAFASAPTAPTINEWLGEQMRSQNEDMQLIEKPAQAPHPEAEEKPVVPHQSSSTATTPTAKHDVELEIKPPVKDDAPQPEAAARLTQEPYEPTLDLRDYQYPSLDLLDDHGAETIVQDNEELKKNKEQIINTLKNYDIDIRKITATVGPTVTLYEIVPAAGVRISRIKNLEDDIALSLSALGIRIIAPIPGKGTIGIEVPNEKKATVSIRTLLASEKFQRTNMQLPIALGKKIDNENFIVDLTTMPHLLMAGATGQGKSVGINAILVSLLYKKHPSQLKLVLIDPKKVELSLYRTIEKHFLAKLPGEEEAIITDTKKAIHTLNALCIEMDIRYDLLKEAGARNIREYNEKFVHRKLNPEKGHRFLPFIVLVIDEFADLIMTAGKEIEMPIARLAQLARAVGIHLIIATQRPSVNIITGIIKANFSVRIAFKVSSKVDSRTILDTGGAEQLVGKGDMLIAYYGDIVRLQCAFVDTPEVERVVEFIGRQRGYTEAYLLPEYEDEKENQLNSLQQADRDPLFEEAARIIVATQQGSTSLLQRRMKLGYNRAGRLMDQLEAAGIVGPSMGSKSREVLIKTEAELEQYLQKIL, encoded by the coding sequence ATGGGAAAAAATCGGTTAAAATCAGAGCAATTACCTTCCCAGCCGGTAGCAGCCAATCTGAAAAAAGAAGCTGCCGGTAAAAAGCAGATGCGTAACAACGCCAAAAAAGAAAAAACTCCTCCAAAATCTTCTGCATCAAAAGAAAACACGAAAAACACCTCATCACCCAAACGCAATCACAAGCTGCTGGCCATCTTCAGCTGGCTCATCTGTATTTTTTTATTCATTGCTTTCACTTCCTATCTCTTCACCTGGAAAGAAGATCAGGATAAAATATTTTCACTTTCCTATCACATCCTGCTAAACAATGATGCGACGGTGCAGAATCTGCTGGGCAGGCTGGGAGCCTATATCAGTCATTTCTTTTTCTATGAAGAAATTGGAATAGCATCTTACTTTCTGTGTTATTTGTTTTTCATTATTGGAGTGAATCTGCTGGTGGGGAGAAGGATATTTCGTATTTCATCCCAGATTTTTTTCATTGTATCCGGTATCCTCTATGTTTCCACGGCTGCCGGTTTTCTGATGCATGTATTCAACTACAGTGGGTTCCCTTTTGCCGGTGCATTGGGCATTTTCATCAGTGATTATCTGATTCACTTCATCGGTGCATTGGGAACATTCATTTTACTGATTTTAACAGCCGTTGGTTATCTGGTCTGGAAATTTAATGTAGATATTAACCTTCCTTCTTACAAAACACAGCCACAGGAGCTACATACAGAGCAAACAGAAGAACCCGTTCAAGCTGCAGCATTTGCATCTGCCCCCACAGCACCTACCATCAACGAATGGCTGGGCGAACAGATGCGCTCGCAAAACGAAGATATGCAGCTGATTGAAAAACCAGCACAGGCACCGCATCCGGAAGCAGAAGAAAAACCGGTTGTACCGCATCAATCATCATCCACTGCTACCACACCAACAGCAAAACACGATGTGGAACTGGAAATCAAACCTCCGGTGAAAGACGATGCACCGCAACCGGAAGCAGCCGCCAGGTTAACCCAGGAGCCTTATGAGCCCACCCTCGACCTGCGCGATTACCAATATCCTTCCCTCGATTTGCTGGATGATCATGGCGCTGAAACCATTGTACAGGACAACGAGGAACTGAAAAAAAACAAGGAACAAATCATCAACACCCTGAAAAATTATGATATTGATATTCGTAAAATAACTGCTACTGTAGGTCCTACGGTTACCTTGTATGAAATTGTACCTGCAGCCGGTGTGCGTATTTCACGTATCAAAAATCTGGAAGATGATATTGCACTGAGTCTTTCAGCCCTGGGAATCCGGATCATAGCACCCATTCCCGGAAAAGGCACCATAGGTATTGAAGTACCCAATGAGAAAAAAGCTACGGTATCCATCCGCACTTTGCTGGCATCCGAAAAGTTTCAGCGCACCAATATGCAGTTGCCCATAGCCCTGGGTAAAAAAATTGACAATGAAAACTTTATTGTAGATCTTACCACCATGCCTCATCTGCTGATGGCTGGTGCAACTGGGCAGGGTAAATCGGTCGGTATCAATGCCATTCTGGTTTCGCTGTTGTACAAGAAACATCCGTCCCAACTTAAGCTGGTATTGATTGATCCGAAAAAAGTAGAGCTTTCATTGTACCGAACTATTGAAAAACATTTTCTAGCCAAACTGCCCGGAGAAGAAGAGGCTATCATTACCGATACCAAAAAAGCTATTCACACGCTCAATGCGCTTTGCATTGAAATGGATATCCGGTATGATTTGCTGAAGGAAGCTGGAGCGCGCAACATCAGGGAATACAACGAAAAGTTTGTGCACCGGAAACTGAATCCGGAAAAAGGACATCGTTTCCTGCCGTTTATTGTGCTGGTGATCGATGAATTTGCGGATCTGATCATGACGGCCGGAAAGGAAATTGAAATGCCTATTGCCCGGCTGGCGCAGCTGGCGCGTGCCGTGGGTATTCATCTGATTATTGCTACCCAACGGCCTTCCGTGAACATCATCACGGGTATTATCAAAGCCAATTTTTCCGTACGCATTGCTTTTAAGGTAAGTTCAAAAGTAGATTCCCGGACTATCCTGGATACAGGTGGTGCCGAACAGCTGGTGGGCAAGGGCGATATGCTGATTGCCTATTATGGCGATATTGTGCGTTTGCAATGTGCCTTCGTCGATACGCCTGAAGTGGAGCGGGTGGTGGAATTCATTGGTCGCCAGCGGGGATATACCGAAGCTTATCTGTTGCCCGAATATGAGGATGAAAAAGAAAATCAGCTCAACTCCCTGCAACAGGCCGATCGGGATCCATTGTTTGAAGAGGCTGCCCGCATCATTGTGGCGACACAACAAGGTTCTACATCCTTGCTGCAACGCAGAATGAAACTGGGTTACAACCGCGCCGGCCGTTTGATGGATCAGCTGGAAGCCGCAGGTATCGTAGGCCCTAGCATGGGTAGCAAAAGCCGGGAAGTATTGATTAAAACAGAAGCAGAATTAGAACAATATTTGCAGAAAATATTATGA
- a CDS encoding LolA family protein, whose translation MKLCAWLLIGITLAATGYAQQMTPYGQSDPKAKALLDALSKQYKSYHSIKATFKLQVINPDGKIADQRSGVAILQGNAYHIQIGGQELISDGTTTWNYSKETNEVQINRYSPDNSLISPTRLFTDFYDQDFLYRLMPDTHEKSRVYQHIEMTPFDKSKSFFRVDLTIDKAKKQIVKAEIYDKSGVHYVYSVQQFTPNVKVPGQTFTFNPKLHPGISVVDLRT comes from the coding sequence ATGAAATTATGTGCTTGGTTGTTAATCGGAATTACACTGGCAGCAACGGGTTATGCCCAGCAGATGACACCTTACGGACAAAGTGATCCCAAGGCAAAAGCTTTGTTGGATGCGCTAAGTAAACAATACAAAAGTTATCATTCCATCAAAGCTACCTTTAAACTGCAGGTCATCAATCCTGATGGGAAAATTGCCGATCAGCGAAGTGGTGTGGCCATTTTGCAGGGGAATGCCTACCATATCCAAATCGGCGGCCAGGAGCTGATCAGTGATGGTACAACAACCTGGAATTACAGCAAAGAAACTAACGAAGTGCAGATTAATCGCTATTCACCTGACAATAGCCTGATTTCACCTACGCGCTTATTTACCGATTTTTATGATCAGGATTTTCTTTATCGCCTGATGCCCGATACGCATGAAAAAAGCCGCGTGTATCAACATATTGAAATGACACCTTTTGATAAATCCAAATCTTTCTTCCGGGTTGATTTAACCATTGATAAAGCTAAGAAACAAATCGTTAAAGCTGAAATTTATGACAAGAGCGGGGTGCATTATGTGTACAGCGTTCAGCAATTTACACCCAATGTAAAAGTGCCTGGGCAAACTTTTACCTTCAATCCCAAATTGCATCCGGGTATAAGTGTGGTTGATCTGAGAACTTGA